The Anaerolineales bacterium region TGAGGCACGCCATCTGATCAGGCGTCTGCACTATCTCCACCACCTCTCCCGCCTTGTTGGTATATTGGTACATTGGGAGCTCCACGCTCACTATCTCTCCCGCGGCGTTTTTGTAGGTCAGCACGTTGGCAGGTAGAGGCGTCGGCTCGTCGTCCCCGCTCGCGGTGGCGGTGGGGGTTATGGTTTGCGTCGTGGTTGGCGTTGGCTCCTCCGTGAATGTGGGTTGAATCGTTGCGGTAGGGAGGGGCGGTTCAGTTTGAGTGGTTTGCGCCGTACATGCGTTGGCAAAAAGCACAGCTAAAGCCAGTAAGGGGAGAATCTTTTTCATAACAGCCTCTCTCGATTTACGAATTACCAATTACGCCTTACAATCCCTCGCATGGACATCGAAGCCCAATACAACAAAGCCCTCGATTATCTATACTCGTTCGTGGATTATAGCCTGAAACATTCCTCCGAACTTGCCAAGGCGGAGTTCAACCTTGACCGCATGTTTGCGTTGATGGAGGAGTTGGGGAATCCGCAAAACAAGTATCCGATTATTCACGTCGCCGGGACGAAGGGGAAGGGCTCGGTCTCGGCGCTTTGCGCTTCAGGTTTGAAGGTTGCAGGTTTCAAGGTTGGGCTGTATACCTCGCCGCACTTGCTGGATTACTGTGAAAGAATCCAAATTAATGGAGAGCCAATAACACATGAGTTTTTGGTCGAGTTGGTGGAAGAGGTCAAGCCCGCCGTTGCGAAGATTCCGAAATTGACCACATTTGAAATCACGACCGCGCTTGGGTTTCTTGCGTTTGCAAAGCAAGGATGCAACGCGGCGGTGATCGAGGTCGGCTTGGGCGGTCGGCTGGATGCGACAAACATCGTCACGCCGAGGGTTTCAGTGATTACATCACTGTCGTACGATCACATGGCGGTGTTGGGAGATACGTTGGCGAAGATTGCGGGGGAGAAGGCGGGCATTATCAAGCGCGGCGTGCCTGTTGTTTCCTCTTCTCAAAAGCTCGAAGCGCTCGAAGTAATCCAGCGTGTAGCCAAACTAGTAAATTCAAATTTAGTTCTGGTGGATGAACACATAAAAATTGAACCGCTCGCTTCATCCCTCGACGGTCAATCGGTTCGCCTCGTCAATGACCTTCAACCCCTCGGTACGACTTCGCTACTCAGGGCGGCGCCTTCAACCTTAGACCTTCAATTGCCTCTCCTCGGTTCCCACCAACTCGAAAACGCGGCGACCGCCTATGCCGCGCTCAAAGTCAGCGGACTGGAAATTTCAGATGAGGCGATTCAAAAAGGATTCGCTCAGACGCGCTGGCGCGGACGGTTTGAAATTGCTCGGCAGAATCCGCCTGTGATTTTTGACTCGGCTCACAATCAGGATTCGTTCACCAAACTGCGCGAAACGCTCGAAGAATATTTTCCTGGCAAGATGATTTACCTCATCTTCGGCGCGTCGGAGGATAAGAATATCCCTGGCATGTTCGAGGAGATGAAATCGAAGATCAAGCGACTCATCGTCACGCGCGCCGACCATCCGCGGGCGCTGGAGGAGGCGCGAATCGTCGAGTTGGCGCGGCAGGCTGAAATTGAGTCCGAAGCGGCGACTCCCGTTGAGTCCGCGTTGGCGCGGGCGTTGGAGTTATCCGCAAAAGATGGTAGCATTGTCTTATCCGCTGGGAGCATGTTCGTCACGGCGGAAGTGATGGCGGCTTGGAATAAATTGATGTCATTGCGAGGGCGATAGCCCGAAGCAATCTCCATGATACGAGGAGATTGCTTCGTCGCAACAAACGCTCCTCGCAACGACATGAGGCATAGATGAGTCACCCCAAAGATTGGACCGAAGAAGAAAATTTTGACCTGACTCTTTCGCAGCGCACGGAGGAGTTGTATCGCATTGCGAACCGCGAACCAGACGCCGACGGCATGATCGAAGCCGCGGTGTTGCCGCTGCGCGATCTCGTTGTGTTCCCGCGCATGGTCTCGCCGATTTTCATCGGGCGCGAGTCGTCGTTGCTCGCGGTGGAGGAGGCGCAACGCAAAGGGCAGACCGTGATCGGGTTGACGCAACGCGACGCGGACATTGAAAACCCAGGCGCGCAGGATTTTCTGCCGATCGGCGTGGAGATGGCGGTGGGGCGTTTGTTGGCGATGCCAGACGGCTCGCACTCCGCGCTCGTGCAGGGACGCCGCCGCGTCGAGATCGTGGACTTCGTCCGCAGTGTGCCGTATTTGAAGGTGCGAGCCCGCGTCATTTCGGAACCTCAAACTGCCGACCGCCAAACGAGCGCGCTCATGCGTTCGGCGCTGGACCTCTTCGATCGCTGTGTGGAGTTGGACCGCTCGATTCCCGAAGAGGCGCACTTGTTTGCGATGAACATCTCGGAGCCTGGCTGGCTGGCGGATATGCTCGCTACGTCGCTGTCGTTGAATTACGAAGCGAAGCAAAGTTTGTTGATGTTGCTCGACGTGCGCGGACGATTGCAAGCGTTGAACAAAATTTTGGCGCAAGAAGTGGACGTGCTGGAACTCGAAGACGAAATCCACTCGAAGGTGCAAAGCGAGGTGGATAAAAGTCAGCGCGAGTTTTATTTGCGCGAGCAGATGCGACAAATTCAAAATGAATTGGGCGAAGGCGACATCTTCACGCGTGACGCGAACGATTTGAAGAAACGACTCGAAGCAGCGAATCTTCCCGACGAGGCGAAGACGGTCGCGATGAAAGAACTCGAACGCCTCAACCAGATGCCGCCAATGGCGCCCGAAGTGGGAATCATCCGCACGTACATTGACTGGAT contains the following coding sequences:
- a CDS encoding folylpolyglutamate synthase/dihydrofolate synthase family protein is translated as MDIEAQYNKALDYLYSFVDYSLKHSSELAKAEFNLDRMFALMEELGNPQNKYPIIHVAGTKGKGSVSALCASGLKVAGFKVGLYTSPHLLDYCERIQINGEPITHEFLVELVEEVKPAVAKIPKLTTFEITTALGFLAFAKQGCNAAVIEVGLGGRLDATNIVTPRVSVITSLSYDHMAVLGDTLAKIAGEKAGIIKRGVPVVSSSQKLEALEVIQRVAKLVNSNLVLVDEHIKIEPLASSLDGQSVRLVNDLQPLGTTSLLRAAPSTLDLQLPLLGSHQLENAATAYAALKVSGLEISDEAIQKGFAQTRWRGRFEIARQNPPVIFDSAHNQDSFTKLRETLEEYFPGKMIYLIFGASEDKNIPGMFEEMKSKIKRLIVTRADHPRALEEARIVELARQAEIESEAATPVESALARALELSAKDGSIVLSAGSMFVTAEVMAAWNKLMSLRGR